In Phyllopteryx taeniolatus isolate TA_2022b chromosome 1, UOR_Ptae_1.2, whole genome shotgun sequence, the following proteins share a genomic window:
- the wrap73 gene encoding WD repeat-containing protein WRAP73 isoform X2: protein MNFSEVFKQSNQLCKVSPDGIYLATCVQYRLVVRDVSTLQILHLYTCLDQISHMEWSSDSQFILCAMYKRGLVQVWSLDQPDWHCKIDEGSIGLVASRWSPDGRHILNTTEFHLRITVWSLCTKAVSYIKNPKACLKGIDFSRDGCYMALAERRDCKDYVCVFVCDDWHLLRHFETETQDLAGLEWSPNGCVLAVWDSCLEYKVLLYSLDGRLLSTYSAYEWLLGVKCVAWSPSSQFLAIGSYDEKVRVLNHITWRKIAQFEHPATINNTKVVVYREVEKKSAAGNDELSLDNIRMGSTLLSSQSKYEIHPTPFQMPVVRPDPDRANPKIGVSTLAFSSDSRYLATKNDNMASVIWVWDVQKMSLEAVLEQTSPVRCFQWDPRRSRLAICTGNTKVYLWTPAGCISVQVPGDGGFQVQSLTWHCHGDPLILLGKEQLCLCYTNTGTEDK, encoded by the exons ATGAATTTCTCTGAGGTCTTCAAACAATCCAACCAACTTTGTAAAGTCTCTCCAGATGGGATATATTTA GCCACCTGCGTGCAGTACAGGTTGGTGGTACGGGATGTGAGCACGCTGCAGATCCTGCATCTCTACACCTGTCTAGACCAGATATCTCACATGGAATGGTCGTCTGACTCTCAGTTCATCTTATGTGCTATGTACAAGAGGGGACTGGTACAG gtGTGGTCGCTGGACCAGCCGGACTGGCACTGTAAAATCGACGAGGGCTCAATTGGACTGGTCGCTTCTCGCTGGAGTCCAGACGGACGTCACATTCTCAACACCACCGAGTTCCAT CTGAGAATCACTGTGTGGTCCCTGTGCACCAAAGCTGTGTCTTACATCAAGAATCCCAAAGCTTGTCTCAAGG GTATTGATTTCAGCAGAGATGGCTGCTACATGGCCTTGGCTGAACGTCGTGACTGCAAAGActatgtttgtgtatttgtgtgcgaTGACTGGCACTTGCTCAGG CATTTTGAGACTGAGACGCAGGACCTCGCAGGGTTAGAGTGGTCTCCCAATGGCTGCGTCCTGGCTGTGTGGGACAGCTGTCTGGAG TACAAGGTGTTGCTGTATTCTCTGGATGGCCGGTTACTGTCAACCTACAGCGCCTATGAGTGGTTGCTGGGTGTCAAATGTGTGGCCTGGAGCCCCAGCAGTCAATTCCTGGCCATTGGCAGCTATGATGAAAAA GTACGTGTCCTTAACCACATAACATGGAGGAAgattgcacagtttgaacatccaGCAACCATCAACAACACTAAAGTT GTTGTGTATAGGGAAGTGGAGAAAAAGTCAGCTGCTGGCAATGACGAACTCTCGCTAGACAACATAAGAATGGGCTCAACACTATTAAGCAGTCAGAGCAAAT ATGAGATCCACCCAACTCCATTTCAAATGCCTGTGGTCAGACCAGACCCAGACAGAGCAAACCCCAAGATTGGTGTGTCTACTTTGGCCTTCAGCTCAGACAGTCGCTACTTAGCCACCAAAAATG ATAACATGGCCAGTGTCATCTGGGTGTGGGACGTGCAGAAGATGAGTCTTGAGGCTGTGCTGGAGCAGACATCACCCGTGCGTTGCTTCCAATGGGACCCAAGACGCTCGCGGCTGGCGATATGTACTGGCAACACCAAAGTTTATCTGTGGACCCCGGCAGGATGCATTTCCGTCCAAGTCCCCGGGGATG GTGGTTTCCAGGTCCAGTCGCTGACCTGGCACTGCCACGGAGATCCTCTCATTCTGCTCGGGAAGGAGCAGCTGTGTTTGTGCTACACGAACACTGGCACTGAGGACAAGTGA
- the wrap73 gene encoding WD repeat-containing protein WRAP73 isoform X1 has product MNFSEVFKQSNQLCKVSPDGIYLATCVQYRLVVRDVSTLQILHLYTCLDQISHMEWSSDSQFILCAMYKRGLVQVWSLDQPDWHCKIDEGSIGLVASRWSPDGRHILNTTEFHLRITVWSLCTKAVSYIKNPKACLKGIDFSRDGCYMALAERRDCKDYVCVFVCDDWHLLRHFETETQDLAGLEWSPNGCVLAVWDSCLEFNISAWHQHTAEAIFLYKTWLWPHHKNSEQYKVLLYSLDGRLLSTYSAYEWLLGVKCVAWSPSSQFLAIGSYDEKVRVLNHITWRKIAQFEHPATINNTKVVVYREVEKKSAAGNDELSLDNIRMGSTLLSSQSKYEIHPTPFQMPVVRPDPDRANPKIGVSTLAFSSDSRYLATKNDNMASVIWVWDVQKMSLEAVLEQTSPVRCFQWDPRRSRLAICTGNTKVYLWTPAGCISVQVPGDGGFQVQSLTWHCHGDPLILLGKEQLCLCYTNTGTEDK; this is encoded by the exons ATGAATTTCTCTGAGGTCTTCAAACAATCCAACCAACTTTGTAAAGTCTCTCCAGATGGGATATATTTA GCCACCTGCGTGCAGTACAGGTTGGTGGTACGGGATGTGAGCACGCTGCAGATCCTGCATCTCTACACCTGTCTAGACCAGATATCTCACATGGAATGGTCGTCTGACTCTCAGTTCATCTTATGTGCTATGTACAAGAGGGGACTGGTACAG gtGTGGTCGCTGGACCAGCCGGACTGGCACTGTAAAATCGACGAGGGCTCAATTGGACTGGTCGCTTCTCGCTGGAGTCCAGACGGACGTCACATTCTCAACACCACCGAGTTCCAT CTGAGAATCACTGTGTGGTCCCTGTGCACCAAAGCTGTGTCTTACATCAAGAATCCCAAAGCTTGTCTCAAGG GTATTGATTTCAGCAGAGATGGCTGCTACATGGCCTTGGCTGAACGTCGTGACTGCAAAGActatgtttgtgtatttgtgtgcgaTGACTGGCACTTGCTCAGG CATTTTGAGACTGAGACGCAGGACCTCGCAGGGTTAGAGTGGTCTCCCAATGGCTGCGTCCTGGCTGTGTGGGACAGCTGTCTGGAG TTCAACATAAGTGCTTGGCACCAACATACTGCcgaagcaatatttttatacaagacatggctttggcctcatcacaaaaacagtgaacag TACAAGGTGTTGCTGTATTCTCTGGATGGCCGGTTACTGTCAACCTACAGCGCCTATGAGTGGTTGCTGGGTGTCAAATGTGTGGCCTGGAGCCCCAGCAGTCAATTCCTGGCCATTGGCAGCTATGATGAAAAA GTACGTGTCCTTAACCACATAACATGGAGGAAgattgcacagtttgaacatccaGCAACCATCAACAACACTAAAGTT GTTGTGTATAGGGAAGTGGAGAAAAAGTCAGCTGCTGGCAATGACGAACTCTCGCTAGACAACATAAGAATGGGCTCAACACTATTAAGCAGTCAGAGCAAAT ATGAGATCCACCCAACTCCATTTCAAATGCCTGTGGTCAGACCAGACCCAGACAGAGCAAACCCCAAGATTGGTGTGTCTACTTTGGCCTTCAGCTCAGACAGTCGCTACTTAGCCACCAAAAATG ATAACATGGCCAGTGTCATCTGGGTGTGGGACGTGCAGAAGATGAGTCTTGAGGCTGTGCTGGAGCAGACATCACCCGTGCGTTGCTTCCAATGGGACCCAAGACGCTCGCGGCTGGCGATATGTACTGGCAACACCAAAGTTTATCTGTGGACCCCGGCAGGATGCATTTCCGTCCAAGTCCCCGGGGATG GTGGTTTCCAGGTCCAGTCGCTGACCTGGCACTGCCACGGAGATCCTCTCATTCTGCTCGGGAAGGAGCAGCTGTGTTTGTGCTACACGAACACTGGCACTGAGGACAAGTGA